In the genome of Colwellia sp. PAMC 21821, the window AAACATTTTTTCCGCAATAAGTTTAGCGTCAGATACACGGGTGATTTGTGCCGATGTTGACTGAGCTATTCGGTGGCTTTGCTCACTGGTCACTTTTGCCGACTCGTTCAGTGAGTATGCATTCTGGCTAATGTTTTTTAACAATGAAGTTAAATCATCACTCAATTTATTAATATTATTGAATAAATCACCAAATTCATCTTGGTTCTTAATCGTTAACCTTCGGGTTAAATTACCCTGAGCTATCAAAGCTAATGATTTATTGGCTGCCGCTAATGGACCTAACATCGTCCGCGTTGTTACCACAGCAATAAAAGTAGCTAAGGCGACAAAGATAACAGCCATATATATGGCCAGGTTAACGCCTGTATCAACTTTCGCTTTGGTCGTTAACTGCAACTCATCAAAACGTGCTTCAGCAAGAGATAACAGTAACGTTAATTGCTGATACGTTGCATTAAAACTATTTACAGAAAGGTTATAAGCGATATTGGCATTTATATAATCGTCTAAGGCTTGTTGCTTGACTTGATATAGTTTGCCGGGCTCAACTAATAAGTTATTTAAAATAGCAAACTCAGTGGAAAAGGCTTTAAGTAACGACTTATCATCAACACTGGAAAATAGTCGCTGCATAAAATCGTAGTTATTTTTGATGTTAGCAATTAAAAAGCTTACGTCTTCTTTATGCTGTGACAATACATCGAGTTCTGTTACCTGCTTCAAGCCTGACATTGTGCTTTGAAGGGTGAACAGCATATCGTCAATTCGCGCACCATTGCCAATAATATCATCTAGCAACTGTCCATTATCAGGTAGCTCGAGTAATTCAAGATCAAGCATTTTATTACTTGCTTGGTCACGACTTTCAATGAAAGCTTGATAATTAGCCACAAATTGATCATTAGCTGAGGCAATATTTTTTTTCGCTAAATAAAATTTCTCGCTCTGATTAACGTACGCTTGGTAATGATTCTGAGCTTGATTCAGCGCTTGCAGCATTTTAGGTTGGTCAATCAACTTACTGCTTAAAACTGTAACAGCCGATTGATACTCTTTATTTAAATTCGTATATTCTTGTTCGCTATTCATCAAGTTAGCGAAGTCTGTTTGCGTAAATCCCAAGGCACCTACTTTGATCATATTGAGTAATTTGATCTGTAAAGCGCTACTTTGCTTTTGGACCGGTACAGCCAAGAGCTCAACATTACTATTGGCTTGGCTTATTTGTGTTAATGAGTTATAAAAAAAAATGCTTCCTGCAACTAATAAAATCCCTATTGTGCTAAACCCCATTATTATTTTTTGTTTTATTGTTAATGGTAGGTTGTACATAGACACCTCTAAATAAATTTTCTAATGCATAGTTTAAAATTTCAATCATTATGATTGACGGATGATTATAGTTTCCTTGGGGTAAATGTAAACCATACTGTAATCAAGACCAAAGCCGGCAAGTAAAGCGCTAATTTAATCACCACTTATTATTATGGTTGAAAAGCATTAATTTTAGAAACTTTTATAAAAAATAAGCCAACTTTACTCAAAATATAGAAAATAAATAATGAGTAAGGGCTAGATTATAAATAATCACTGTTCTATTATTAATCAACTGGTCGAACGTCCGATCAGTAGTTCATCAATAATAAAAAATATGACGTAATAAAAATAACGATAAAAACTTGGGGAAATATATGAATATAATCAAACACTTAATTGCAATTGCAGCACTCGGTTTAACACTATGTTCGACTGCCGCACTCAGTAAAGAACACAAAATAGTGCTTATTCACGGCTTTCAACCACAACAACTCATTGCTGACGGAGATGTTACGGCAAGTGGTCAAGACTATTGGAAAGGATACTGGAACAACTTAAGTGACGCTAGAATTGACTGGCCTTCGTATGAGCGAATAGAAGGTAAAATTGCCACTGACTATGTCTGGCCAAAATTAAAAGCATTTTCTGAAAGTAACTTCTGCGATCCTGGCTGCATCTTTGTCACCCACTCTACAGGTGACTTAGTTGCGCGATATATTATCGACAATCAAGAAACTTGGTTAGAGAACGCAGGTTTAGCACCATTAAATATCGTTGCAACATTTGATATTGCCGGTGCGGGCGGCGGAAGTGAACTTGCCGATTTAGCGGTAAGCGTTGCTCAGGGTACTGAAAGCTGGACCTTTATCATCGAAGCCGCTTTAGAAGCTTGGCTTGGTGGCGATTTAGGCGATGAAATGGGCGTACTTCATGACTTAAAAGTGAATAATGCCAGACAGCTTGCACCCTTGCCTGATGCGCGTATTCCACGACTGCGTTTTGTCGGCGATGCCACTGAATACTTAGGCGTTACTAGCCCATTTATTCAAGGTAATGATGACGGTGTTGTTGGTACCCATTCTTCATGTGGCGGTAATCGCCAAGCACGCTTTGGCAGTTGTAGTTCGCAATTGGCGTTCAACGGTAAAATTTCATACCAAGGCAATGCTGTTTCAGGTTTTATGCCATATCATTATCCAATGCTAATGGGTGAAAAGTATAGTCACGGCTCACTGCTTGAACCATGGCAAGCAGGTAAAGTAACGGCAGTTAGCAATCAAGAAAATACCTTGTCTGGTGAAAGTATTCATTTTAATACTTACACTAAAACATCGGGCTGGTGGATTTGGAAAAGCAATTACCTTTATGTTCAAAATTCAGCGTCTGACAGCATGTCAACGCTAATTTATGACGCTATTCCTAACTAAAAATGAAATAAGCGATGGCTGTTTATCTTTCAATATGCACCACGAAAAATAAACAGCCCTAGCACTATCTGAGCATGCAAAATAAAAATAATTATAGGTAGAATAAGCCCGTCATGAAAAACAAATCTGCTTTAAAGCGCATAGCAATAATAGGTATTGCTGTAGTCTCGGTTTGGCTTTTTTGGCCAACAATACCTCAGCAGCAAACTACGGTCACTCAATCGACGGTAAGTTCTCCTAAAATAAAACCCACAAAATCAGCAGCAATAACTATTGAAAATAATATCGCAAGCATGGCGGTACCAGAGAAAATAACGTCCAATGACTCAGCAACATTAGTGGCAAAAGCCTATGCCGGCGAACTCAACTTCCCCCCTTACTCACAACCCTTAACAAATAAAGATTTTGACCGATTATCGCCTAATCATTTTAACCCGCAATCTATTCCAGTTGACGATATTGGAACTACGATATCGGCGCAGTTATCAAAGTATCGTTATACCTACCCTGAAACAGTTTTTGCCACACTCTCAGGTGAAAATATTGATAATGCCGTACTAATACTTGTCGACATAACAACCGGTAAATCACTATTAATGCGCGATTTTGATCAGGATAATAATAACTGGACTGCACAATTTGAAGGTGAACGTAACTTACCTACGCAGTTGCAAGCAACAGTAAAAGCACGCGTTAATGGTAAAGATATTAGCCTTGCATTAGCCCTTAAATATGTTGACTCAGTTGCTACACTTAACAGTTTCGATCCCGCATACAATCAATACGCTGATATGGTAATAAAAGCTAACTTGACTACCAGAGAGCAAGGTCTTTATCGCATACGCGCTAACTTATTTGATGCTAACAACCAACCTATTGCCCATTTGGTAAGTAAAGAAAAACTCAATAAAGGCAGTGATACTATAGAATTAAAAGCCCACCAAAGCGTATTACAAGGAAAACAAGCGCCCTTTACTTTATCTACATTTTCAATCGAGTTAATGTCGCCAGCACCCGGTTCGCCAACAAAATATGGCGATAGTGCTATTAATCAATTTGAAATAAAAGACTTCGCTACATCAAGCTTAAGTGGAATGCCTTATCGACCATCAAAGCAGGAGCAACAACGATTACAGTTGTTACAGAATATGGCACAAGGTAGGTAAACAGCATCCACCATATCAGGTAAATAAGTTGATACTTCAAAGTTATAAAAATTTTTACCGGCGTTGAAACAGCTTCACTCTAATCATCATAGATTTATGATGTCAGTGTTTAACAAAGTCACATTTAAATAATAACTTTAATACGCTTGTTAATCTTCGACAAATATTTGCATTTCTTCGCCGATTCTTTTCCGTATTTCCATTAATTTTATTGCTGTAGCATGCTGCCTTTTGTCTATGTCAGTTTCAGGTAACCATTGAGGTACGCGCTCAGGCTGACCGTTTTGATCTACAGCCACCATGATAACAATGCAATGTGTTGTTAAGCGTCTATTTAATGATTTAGGGTCACAAGCACTGACTTCCAACGCAATATGCATTGAAGACTTGCCGGTATAAATAACTTTAGCTTCGACTTCTACCAAGCTGCCAACATGTATTGGGGCAATAAATCGAATGCCACCTGCGTATGCAGTGACACAATAGCGGCCACTCCAGCCGGCTGAACAAGCATATGCGGCTAGATCAATCCATTTCATTACCGCACCACCATGGACTTTACCACCGAAGTTAACGTCATGTGGTTCGGCTAAAAATCTCAGCGTGATATCTCTTTGTGCTTGGGACATTGTTTTCTCTGTTTAATATAAAGTACATTTTAAAATAGTTAGATAACAGCAGCTCAAGCCATCCTTGGCTAGAAGCAACTATAATTATTACCAATAAACGATACAGTATCACTAAATCAAATTAGCGCTAAGTGCTTTGTTTTAGAAAATTATCTGAACATTGCTGATAACTAAGCTGACCAACTAAGCTGAACAACTAATTAATGCAATGGACATAATTAAAAATTAAGCTTGTAGCCCACCAGTATTTTATCACCGGCTTCAAATACGGCTTCTGCTTCATCGCCCCAAGCGCTATATTCAACATAGAAGCTACCCAATTTATGATTATAAATTGCGTCTAATATCACTTGATTACTATCAACCGTTAGGCCACTTGCTGAGTCCATAGAAACCCAAGCGTACTTAGCTTGAAATTGTATTTCGCCCATTTTATAACCGCCGTATATCTCATAAACATTTTCATCGACAATTTCGCCATTTGGATTAAGGCCTTCATAAAAACGTAAATCGCTAGAGTCTTGATAATGGGCGGCAAGGCTTAATTGACCATGGTTATAAGCAACCTGAAATGAGTCAACTTTATTTTCACCTTCAAATGCCGTTAATTCATATCGTGAAGCCGACAAGGTAAAGTCATTTATCACGTACTTAGCCGCAACATTATAGCCAAGAATATTTTCATTCTCTGTGCCTGCTATATCTGCTTTAACATCACCATTATTTAACACCGCCATAATCGCTAGCTGAAATCCGTCCATGTCTGGCGTGACATAAGTAACAGCGCGGTCGGGGCGTAAATACTCAACATAGTGACCATTACCTGCTGCATCTATAGCATATAATCCATAACGACTTGTGTGACAAATGACGCCTGCAGATTCATTAGTACAACCTGCTGACTCATCGATATCTGAAAAGATATCAATCGCATTATCGGTAAAATTCCATTGTGGTGAATATTGCTTACCAATCAAAATAGAGCCAAAGTTACCTTCTAGGCCAACATTAGCAAGACGAGCACGTTGGTCGTTACCCGCAAATGAACCATCATCAGTAAAAAGTCTGAACTCAAAGTTATAAGTTGCTTTAACGCCATCTAGAATTTCAGCCGAGCCATAAGCGCCTAAACGAGAATAGTTATCTTTGTACTCAATTTCGCTTTTATTGGTATCTTCTAATTGCACGCGAATACTGCCGTACCAATTAAATAAATTATTATCTGCTTGTGCCATAGTCGGTACGATCATGGTTGCCGCTAAGGCTAAACCTGTGCTCAATTTCATTTCATTTTCCCCTTATTAAACTATTGAATTATAATTATTGTTTTCAGAACCTATGTTTAAAATGCTTACAGGGTTGGGACTGTATCGCTTAAAAAACACCTGCTTATATTCTGCAAAAATTATATTAAGGAGATGCAATTGAACATTGAAGTCAATTAACTTAATCAGTTAATAAGAGAATCTTATAACCTTTTAACTAAGGCAAGAAGGGATGGCAGTAAGTTATTGTTTATAAAGAATTAAAATGATATTGCAAATAAAAAATCACATTGCATAGCAGGTTTGACATGCCAGAATATCAGTAAAATAAATCCCTGTAATTATGGTGTTTGTCTCATAAAAGAGCTGTTCCATAATTAACCAGTATTACTTATCAAATAATAACTTATTCTAATTAGATTTCGCTTGAACAATCAGAAATAATGCATAATTTTAGGGCGAAAAATCGTGTTCATTTCAAAAGGAAAAGTCCCGCAACAAACCGTGGTCTATTTACCCAACACTTTATTCGGTACTTTATTCGATATTTTATTCAACATTTCATCCGACATGCTACCCGACACTTTTCCCGACAAGTTACTCGACACTTTACCCGTGTATTTACCCGGTACTTTCTCCAACATTTTATCCGACATACTACCTGACAGGTTATGCGATATTTTATGCGAAAAGTTTTCCGCAACATTATCTAAATATGATGCTAACTATGTATGATTCCGCGTTATTAATTACGGCTTTATTGGCAGTTACCGCAGGCGCGGCACTGCAAAGCATGGCTGGATTTGGCTTAGCTGTGGTAGCCGCACCTATTTTGGTATTAATCAACCCGGCGCTGCTACCCGTGCCTATATTGGCACTGGGTTGTATATTGTCGCTTTTGAATTGTATACGTTATCGACAGCAACTACATTTTACTAATATACGCATAGCACTACTGGCTCGGATCCCCGGCTCTATTATTGGTGTGGTTTTGTTAACCTTGCTACCATCGGCATTTTTCTCGATAAGTTTTTCATTATTAATTATGTTGTCTGTGCTGTTAACTTATCAACATATCAATATTACTCACAGCCTTAGAAACTTAGCTTGGGCAGGATTTTTTTCAGGATTAATGGGAACCACGACCTCCGTTGGCGGGCCACCTATTGCTCTAGCGTATCAAAATAGTGCATTGGGCATCGCCAGAGCAGAACTATCGCTTTATTTCTTAATAGGTACATTAATGTCCCTGGTATTATTATATTGGTCTGGCAATACTAATTATTATCAACTACAGCTTACTTTACCGCTAATTCCCGCTGTATGTATGGGCTTTGGCTTATCTTTACTGCTAAATAAATACTTTATTCAAGCCTATTTAAAGCCCTTAATTGCCATACTGTCAGTCAGTTCATGTTGCCTTATTCTATTTAAAACTATCAGTAATTTATAACGATATTGTTAAGCTCAACATGAATATGGAAATAACAAGGACAAATAAAAAAGTCTCTATAATCATTAGATTAAGCTAATAACTATAGAGACTTTTTTATTTGCTTACCGAAGATAGTATTTTGCAACTTCAGTTTTAACCGAGTTTACGAGCTTAACTTACGAAGAAACAGTTGGTCCTGAATGCTCTATTGCATTAGCAAAATCTGGATCTGCCTCTGATAATGCTGCTAATAATTCTGCTGAATGCGCAGGTATAATTTTGCTCATTGCGTGATAGAGATTTAAAACATTTATATTGGCTAATACTGCCAGCGCTTCGGCCACTTCTATTCCGCGCTGTGCATTCACTTTAGCTATAACTAACGCTAACTCTACTGCAAGTTCTGGATCGGTTGTTGCCACCATTAACGTTGTTTCAACTTCTGCACAAGGCAAGTGTTGAGGCTCGTGATACTCGGTTCGAGGATCAAGCTCAACAGCGGAAGTAATAACCGAACCTTGCATCACAAAATGCTCTTGTTCTTCTATTGGTAAGGCTGCGCGCACTGTCATTCGAAAAACAACAAAACAGGCTAACGAAAACTGCACAAAGGCTAGGAAATAAAATAATGCCGAACCACCAAATTTTTCCATCACAAGCGACGCCGAATACGGGCCTAAAACACCCCCTAAGGCAAACGCTAAAATCATAGATGACATGGCGGAAACAATTTCACTTTGCTTTAGCTTATCAAGCGCTTCAGTAATACTTAATGGATAAGTACAAGCGATAATGCCACAGGTGATACCTGTCGCTAAAAACACTGCCCATGTGATCCCCAACGGGGCTAATAATGTTACTGCGATGCCAGCACTGGCTGAGATTAATAACAGCACAAATAAAACCGTACGACGGTCAAACCTGTCTGATAAAAAACCAACAGGAAACTGTAAAACAAAAGCCCCGAATATAGCAGCGCCCATATAAAGCGAGAGTTGAAAGCCAGTGATATCAAACTCTTTTGCAAATACCGGCAATAAGTTAAAAATAGCAGAATAAAGTATACCTGATATCAAGCAACTTACGACGCCAAGTGGCGACCGTTTATATAACAAGCGCAACGACATCGAACTAAATTCTTCAATTACTGGCCCCGGATGACTGCTCATTACTACAGGAATAACCGCGATACACATTAAGATACCAGCAATAACAAAAAGCATATTATCTTGCGGGCTACCAACGTTGATAAAAAATTGTCCACCAAAAAGCCCAGCTAAAACAACGGCATTGTATATAGCTAATACTTGACCACGAGTTTCTTTACTTGAACTATCGCTTAACCAACTTTCCATCGCGGTAAACGCGCAAGCAATACAAAAGCCCATCACTATTCGCATTGCGCCCCAAAGCGCTGCATCTGAATAAAGGCTGCACAGTAATATACTTACCGCGCCTAATGACACACAACCAGCAAACATACGAATATGCCCGGCTCTTTTGATTAAACTCGTACTATAGAGTGCACCTATTAATAAACCGACATAATAGAGCGATAAAACAACACCGATAGTTTCTGTATTCAAGCCGTCTAAATTCATTCTTACTGGTAATAAAACATTAATCAGACCAATACCTGACAATAAAATGAAACAACTTAAAAATAGAGAAAACAGCGATACAAACGTTTTACGCACAGAACTTCCTTCATGGAGTTATTTAAAGCAAAAAAAACTGGCAATATGCCAGTTTTTTAATTTTAGTGAAAGTTAAATCACTTATTAATTCGCGTTATAACAAAAGTATAAAGATTTAGTTATGGAACGGCAGCATAAGCGACAACTTCACAAAGCATTTCTTCACGCGCTAAACCGGCAACAATCATCGCTGCTCGGTTTGGGTAGGGCGCTTGAAAATATTCAGCGTAAACTTTATTAAATACTGGTAATTGATCTCTAGCAGTCACATAGATAAGGACTTGAGTCACATCATCCATAGTTAAATTTGCCGCTTCAATAGTGTGCTTAAAATTTTCCATCGTTTGACGCGCTTGTGCTTCTATACCACCTTCAACTACGTTACCTTCAACATCAATCGGGATTTGAGCTGTAGATAATGTGCCGTTAGCAATAATTGCCCATTCTAAAGGGGCTTTAGATGCAAAAAGTTCAGTTTTTACGGGTGTTTTCATGTTCTTTTTCTCTATTAAATTAAATTATAATTCGATGACATCATGCTAGAACAGGCAGTAACTTTGCGAGGTAAAAGCATTCATTGTCATCAAGTTTGAAAAATTTGTTATAAACCCTGCTCATCAGCCATTTTTCTAGCGATTTGTGGCGCATTCCACAATGACGGCAATAAAACGAATGACACCGGTACTGCGGTAACCACAATAAATGATTGTAATGCCGATATACCCCCAGAGCCGATTGATATAAGTAGTGCAGCCATTACACCCATAATTATGCCCCAAAATACACGTAGTGAACTTTTTGGCGAGTCAGTTCCTGTCATCACCATAGAGACAGAGAACGTCATAGAATCACCTGTTGTGGCAACAAAAATGGTTGTTAAAATTAAGAACAGCACAGATATAACGCCGCCCATTGGCAACTGCTCGGTAATTGCCAGCAGTGCTGCGGGTAAATTAAAGCCAGTAAAAGGTTCAGAAATAACACCTGGGTTAGCTAACTCAAACGCGAGTCCGCTGCCACCTACAATAGTGAACCAGAAACAAGTAATAATAGGCGCAACAACAGAAATCAGGATAATCATTTCTCGAATTGTTCGGCCTCTTGAGATACGCGCAACGAACATAGCCATTAACGGACCGTAGCCTAAGAACCATCCCCAAAAGAACACTGTCCACCAATCTAACCAAGCTGGATTAGCACGGAATGTCGCCATAGGAATAAATTGGTCAATATAAATACCGAACGAATGAAGGTAGCTATCAAAAATAAATGTCGTTGGGCCGAATATTAAGATAAAGGCCATTAACAGCACCGCTAAAATAACATTGGCTCGACTTAAAATTTGAATACCTTTAGTGACACCACTTACCGCAGATAGGGTATAGATACAAATTAAACCAAACAAAATGGCTAGCTGGGTAGTATAAGTATCAGGAATACCAAACAGTTTCTCTAAACCAAAACTTACCTGTAAACCAAGAAAGCCAATCGGGCC includes:
- a CDS encoding RidA family protein, with protein sequence MKTPVKTELFASKAPLEWAIIANGTLSTAQIPIDVEGNVVEGGIEAQARQTMENFKHTIEAANLTMDDVTQVLIYVTARDQLPVFNKVYAEYFQAPYPNRAAMIVAGLAREEMLCEVVAYAAVP
- a CDS encoding MFS transporter, with amino-acid sequence MRKTFVSLFSLFLSCFILLSGIGLINVLLPVRMNLDGLNTETIGVVLSLYYVGLLIGALYSTSLIKRAGHIRMFAGCVSLGAVSILLCSLYSDAALWGAMRIVMGFCIACAFTAMESWLSDSSSKETRGQVLAIYNAVVLAGLFGGQFFINVGSPQDNMLFVIAGILMCIAVIPVVMSSHPGPVIEEFSSMSLRLLYKRSPLGVVSCLISGILYSAIFNLLPVFAKEFDITGFQLSLYMGAAIFGAFVLQFPVGFLSDRFDRRTVLFVLLLISASAGIAVTLLAPLGITWAVFLATGITCGIIACTYPLSITEALDKLKQSEIVSAMSSMILAFALGGVLGPYSASLVMEKFGGSALFYFLAFVQFSLACFVVFRMTVRAALPIEEQEHFVMQGSVITSAVELDPRTEYHEPQHLPCAEVETTLMVATTDPELAVELALVIAKVNAQRGIEVAEALAVLANINVLNLYHAMSKIIPAHSAELLAALSEADPDFANAIEHSGPTVSS
- a CDS encoding porin, whose amino-acid sequence is MKLSTGLALAATMIVPTMAQADNNLFNWYGSIRVQLEDTNKSEIEYKDNYSRLGAYGSAEILDGVKATYNFEFRLFTDDGSFAGNDQRARLANVGLEGNFGSILIGKQYSPQWNFTDNAIDIFSDIDESAGCTNESAGVICHTSRYGLYAIDAAGNGHYVEYLRPDRAVTYVTPDMDGFQLAIMAVLNNGDVKADIAGTENENILGYNVAAKYVINDFTLSASRYELTAFEGENKVDSFQVAYNHGQLSLAAHYQDSSDLRFYEGLNPNGEIVDENVYEIYGGYKMGEIQFQAKYAWVSMDSASGLTVDSNQVILDAIYNHKLGSFYVEYSAWGDEAEAVFEAGDKILVGYKLNF
- a CDS encoding BCCT family transporter; the encoded protein is MNTAKNIAESEEVAKPGIKFLEGVDIPVFLISGGALVLFAVLALYDIKMMSSWVNTAFASSTKLFGAYWQVLLLLTFVIGIFLAVGRTGSVVLGGIKSPEISRFKWVSIIMCTLLAGGGVFWAAAEPMAHFTSPPPLFGGESGTVDAAYNALAQSFMHWGFLAWAILGSLTGIVFMYLHYEKGLPLKPRTLLYPVFGDKVMKGAFGTIVDSCCVVAVVAGTVGPIGFLGLQVSFGLEKLFGIPDTYTTQLAILFGLICIYTLSAVSGVTKGIQILSRANVILAVLLMAFILIFGPTTFIFDSYLHSFGIYIDQFIPMATFRANPAWLDWWTVFFWGWFLGYGPLMAMFVARISRGRTIREMIILISVVAPIITCFWFTIVGGSGLAFELANPGVISEPFTGFNLPAALLAITEQLPMGGVISVLFLILTTIFVATTGDSMTFSVSMVMTGTDSPKSSLRVFWGIIMGVMAALLISIGSGGISALQSFIVVTAVPVSFVLLPSLWNAPQIARKMADEQGL
- a CDS encoding methyl-accepting chemotaxis protein, whose product is MGFSTIGILLVAGSIFFYNSLTQISQANSNVELLAVPVQKQSSALQIKLLNMIKVGALGFTQTDFANLMNSEQEYTNLNKEYQSAVTVLSSKLIDQPKMLQALNQAQNHYQAYVNQSEKFYLAKKNIASANDQFVANYQAFIESRDQASNKMLDLELLELPDNGQLLDDIIGNGARIDDMLFTLQSTMSGLKQVTELDVLSQHKEDVSFLIANIKNNYDFMQRLFSSVDDKSLLKAFSTEFAILNNLLVEPGKLYQVKQQALDDYINANIAYNLSVNSFNATYQQLTLLLSLAEARFDELQLTTKAKVDTGVNLAIYMAVIFVALATFIAVVTTRTMLGPLAAANKSLALIAQGNLTRRLTIKNQDEFGDLFNNINKLSDDLTSLLKNISQNAYSLNESAKVTSEQSHRIAQSTSAQITRVSDAKLIAEKMFISSSSVTDEANLTANNVSEATKHSFEIRTIADDNSSRIESLSTSLSDSVEVMTRLSKHSDSIGGILDTIGSIADQTNLLALNAAIEAARAGEHGRGFAVVADEVRSLASRTQASTAEIQLMINSLQKETQTAEIAISQGQNQAAECVSQSQELSHAIKQIETALHTIDEMSKSISVASNEQLGFSQEIELTMTEAAEAATYNGAESQDLSNRSDEVNELANSLTNSVARFKL
- a CDS encoding acyl-CoA thioesterase, coding for MSQAQRDITLRFLAEPHDVNFGGKVHGGAVMKWIDLAAYACSAGWSGRYCVTAYAGGIRFIAPIHVGSLVEVEAKVIYTGKSSMHIALEVSACDPKSLNRRLTTHCIVIMVAVDQNGQPERVPQWLPETDIDKRQHATAIKLMEIRKRIGEEMQIFVED
- a CDS encoding sulfite exporter TauE/SafE family protein, which gives rise to MYDSALLITALLAVTAGAALQSMAGFGLAVVAAPILVLINPALLPVPILALGCILSLLNCIRYRQQLHFTNIRIALLARIPGSIIGVVLLTLLPSAFFSISFSLLIMLSVLLTYQHINITHSLRNLAWAGFFSGLMGTTTSVGGPPIALAYQNSALGIARAELSLYFLIGTLMSLVLLYWSGNTNYYQLQLTLPLIPAVCMGFGLSLLLNKYFIQAYLKPLIAILSVSSCCLILFKTISNL